Within Candidatus Neomarinimicrobiota bacterium, the genomic segment TTCCGGATCTACTCAATTTGCCCAGGACCAATGTTGCGTGCTGAGGAGAAGGAGTACTCTCGCATACAAGACGGTTAACTCGCTCCATTAACTCACTTATTGGTAAGTCCAGTGCGACTAAGCTGTGAAACATGGCGTGCATATGTGACATGATCATAGATGCGGCAATTCCCTTGCCCGAGACGTCTCCGACAATGACGAGTGAGGCTCCACTATCATTATCTATTTCCACTAAGTCGCAGTAATCGCCACTCACTGGACCTGCTGGTTCATAATGATAGAAAACCTCCCAACCATCCAACACCAGATCGTTCTCCGGTAGAAGAGCATCCTGAATCCTGGACGCAAGACTTAGATCTCGCTCAAGCTCTTCCTTCTGGGAGGAGGTTAGGTGGTCCAGACATAAGCGAAGCAGTGGATCGACTTGGAGCCGATCGGCCTCAATGGCCTCATGACAATCTTCGCATACTCCATAGGTGCCGTCGTTGACTCGTTCCAACGCCGCATCCACTTCTGCCAAAAGGATGATAAAATCTGAGTTTTCGTCGAACTCGGAGATAGCTCGCTGGAGCCTGGTACGTCGTTCGACCAACTGAGTCTGAAGATCATCGTACTCATCGGCCATAATGTCTTCCCTTTCGTCCTAGCTCATGAAGTTTCTTCAGTTGTTCAGGAGTCAGCAACTTCTGAGCATCCAATTTTGACTGGATATGAGTCTTCCGGATTTCCATACGAAGTTCTCCGATCCGTTCAATCTTTGAGTATGGGGTCAAGTCTCCCCTCGTCCTGATTGATTCCGTCACACACGCGAGCGATTGCTAATCGTCCTCTTCGATGTGCGGAAAGACAAACGCGGCTCTTACGGGAGGGGGCATGGCCGAGTCGACTCCGCGGACGCTTTTCCAGATAATTTCATTGAATTGAATGTCATCGGCTGCGTCTTCCACTTCCAGATTCATCGCCATGGACTCTGTCCCCCCCCATGCCTGGGGAGGATTCTTTTCCCTGATATCTACCTGAGGGGGTCGATGGGTGTACGCTGTCAAATCACGCTTCATTGTGAAGCTGGCATACATCGGTCTTGCGGCAGCGTCAAACTGGCTCATGGGTTCCAGTCCAAGGATCAATTCCATTGTTCTTAGCATGCTGGCGGTAGAATAGAACTGACTGTCCACAATTCCCCTCTTGCAGTAAGGACTCACCACCAGAGCTACCGTCCGGTGCGCGTCCACATGGTCGGGGCCATTCTGGGCATCGTCTTCAACAACAAAGACGGCCATCTCCGGCCAGAATATGCTCTGGCCTAACGCTTCGACAACCATGCCGAGAGCAAGATCGTTCTCGGCCACCATGGCGGTGGGAGTGGGGTAGTCCGGCCGCGTTCCTGCTGTATGATCGTTGGGGAGTCTCATGACAATGAACCGAGGAAGTTCACCTTTTTCCTCGAACTGCTTAAGTTCCGCTATGAACCGATTGGCCCTGTCGATCTCGCTGTAGCTGAGATCATAGCTGCGAAAATAGGGATCAAAATGTCCCTCCAGCGATTTGACGGCGGCGGTTCCGGGCTCATCCGGCGTTTCCCCGTTGTTGATGAACTCACCGTAGCTGCGATATGTGACTCCCGCACCGGCGCATCTATCCCAGATGTACCCGGCCGTGGGCCGGGCAATCTCAAAAGCACCTTCGGCAGGGTAGCCCAGGGACCAGCGCCCATTGTGACCGTAGTGATTTGGCCACGATTTTTCCACAAAATCGGTGGCGTATGCTCCCATGGACCATTCATGTCCGTCGGCACTCACCTCCGACTCCACATAAAAATTATCCAGGAGGACAAACTCCTTCGCAATGGCGTGATGGTTGGGCGTGACCTTTTCAGGAAACAGGCAGAGACTTCGATCCCCGTTCCCTTCTCTGATGTCACCAAATACCTGGTCGTAGGTACGATTCTCTTTGACGATATACACACAGTATTTTATGGGTGAGGAGTCACCTAATCTGGCCGGGATGGGATTGTCCTGATCAACCGTGCCCGTTATTCGGTCCAGTCCAACATATGGTGAGCACTCATATGCCGTTTGAGTATATTCCCGCAGTTCATCCGCGTCCGGCCAGTCTATGATGGAAAGTGTGCCAACAAAGAGCCTGGCGATATACTCCGTTGTTGTCATATTTGGAATCCCGGGATTGGGACCGAGCGGATTCGCTTTTGATGATTGTCCCTTCCCGTTCGCTACGTAGATCTTCCCTGTCAAAGGATGAAAGCGGACAGACGTAGGGTACCATCCAACGGGGATGAAGCCGATACTTCTGGACGGTTCATCTTCTCTCATCTCGAAAACAGCTAGATTATTGTTGTCTGCGTTGGCGATCACGAGGTGTTTTCCATCTTCTGACAAGGCCAGGGAGTTGGGAGTGCTTCCCTCCGGCGCGCCTGGATAGAGGGCGGAATTCAACTTTTCAACGACCTTTCCCGTGGCGGTTTCTATGACGGACACAGTATTCTCATTTGCATTTGAGACAAAGAGTCTTTCACCACCTGTATCAAGACACATTTCGTTCGGATGATCATCTGTGGGAATGAACCTTCGAATCGTCCGGGAAATCAGGTCGATCTCTGCAACCTGAGCCTTACCCCAGAGACTGACATAGAGGGTAGTCTCAGCAGGACTCAGCACGCAGGAGTACGGATAGCTCTTATCGGGAAGGAGGAGGAATTGTATCGTCGATGTGTCCAGTGCGAGATCGACAATGCCCACGGAGTGATCTCGATTGTTGGCCACGTATAGTGTATTGCCATCAGATGCAACAGCGATTCCGGAAGGAAGAATCGTCTTTCTTTCCTCAAAGACGTCAATATCCCGGCGGTTGTTCAGGTATCCTTCGTTGAAATCAAACTGGTAGATGATATCATCTTTTCCCCCGGTGGCAAAAAGTCTCTTCCCATCAGGGCTGAACGCAATTCCGTACCAGAGGTTGTCGAGTTCCACCCGGGAGATGATCTTGTCTTCGCCCCCATTTTCCGAAACTCTGACGACGACAATCTCATTGGGTCCATAACCACCGTGCGTAATGACCAGAAACCTGCCATCAGGAGAGAATACCGTATTCAGAGGTAGATCACCGATGAGCATCTGTTTTCCAGACGGCTTCAAGGACCACTGGTTGGGCAAGAGCACCTTTCCGTCATCTGTCAGTCCGGGCAGCAGGCGCGGAGAGAGTCTGGGAGTGTCAACATGAACCGGGGTGGTCACACATCCGGCAATTAAACTGACAACAATGATGACAGTTGGGGTGAAAAACGACTTGCGGTGATTCATCGGCTCCTCCAGTTTCTTGTCATGATACACGGATTGACAGGGTGAGTTAACGGTTGAAATGTCACAACCCCAGGCAAATTTAGCAAGGTTTGTCAACAATAGCTGTCTGTTCCGGACGAGTTATTCGATGGGTTTCGTGATCTTCCCTTTACGGATAATCCCGTCATCAGGACATACAGATTCATCCTCAGGGTCACGAATTCCAATGGCCAGATAGATGCATTCTTCATCGAAATCATTATGAATCTGATGTGCCGGTCCCCCCGGCTTCATTGAGACGGCATCACCCGGACCCAGTTGATATGTCTCTTTGCCACATCTCAGCCTTGCGTGGCCACTGAGAAGCAGGAAGAATTCTTCCTCGCGTGTGTGGTAATGGAACTTTGACGAGACCTGGCCCGGTCGGAGGTAGCAGTAGTTGACACCAATGCGCTCGGCGCCTGTCGCCTTTGCGAGACGACGGCGTGAGCGATAGTCTTCCGCAGGTTTGTCCAGGTAGTGGAGTTCTTTTTCTACTTCGTTAAGGTTCTTAATAAACTCAGGTTTCGATTTCACGTTCAATACCCCCTATCGAACTAAGTAAGTCGCACTCATATATCATTCGTCCTGGCCATCTTCCCCCGATGGGACAATGGGTGAATCCGGGGCCGGATCAAACCAGGTCATTATTGTTCAAGGAAAATCGTTCCTATCTACCTCCAAAAGACTACTCTCCCCAGGATCCTGCGGATAAGCATCAAAATAGGGCTTTCTTCAGACAATTATCCAGTGAAATCAACTAGTTGCCTCGGTCCAATCTGCGACCCACGATGACCCGACATGACAGGTTATTGGATTATCGAGACTTTTCATTGTTTACATATTGTAAAGACTGTACATTTTTACAACATTTAGTACCTGAAGGAGGAAATGATCATGACCACCGTGTCCATTGTTGACATGCGCAAGCACTTCGCCGAAGTGATCAATACGGCTACTTACACAAAGGAACGGTTTGTTCTAATGCGTCACAACAAGCCCGTCGTCGCCATCGTGCCTATGGAAGACTATGAACTTCTTGAGGCCCTGGAAGACCGTATTGACATTGATGATGCCATGGCCGTGTTAAGAGATCCCGAGCGTGAGTTCTTGGATTGGGACGAGGTAAAACGCGAGCTGTAATACAGCCTGTTGGCCTCCTACCGCATAAAGATTGAAAGACGCGCGTTCAAGGCTCTGGCCACTATCGCTAGACGCTTCCGTACTAGAATTCGTAAGGCTATTGAGGGCCTATCAGAAGAGCCTTGGCCCCCCGGCGTAAGAAAACTCACCGATGAGGAGCGGCTTTACCGTATACGGCTGGGTGACTACCGAGTGGTTTATCAAATTCAAGATGAAGATTTACTGGTCTTGATTGTCAAGATCGGCCATCGGAAAGAGATCTATCGTTAAGAGTCTGGATCCGGGGTCGGACCAAACCAGGTTATTGTTGTTCATACCCCTGAAGGCCATTCTCCACATGATCCCGCGGATAAGTATCAAGTGGCAAGG encodes:
- a CDS encoding cupin domain-containing protein gives rise to the protein MKSKPEFIKNLNEVEKELHYLDKPAEDYRSRRRLAKATGAERIGVNYCYLRPGQVSSKFHYHTREEEFFLLLSGHARLRCGKETYQLGPGDAVSMKPGGPAHQIHNDFDEECIYLAIGIRDPEDESVCPDDGIIRKGKITKPIE
- a CDS encoding type II toxin-antitoxin system Phd/YefM family antitoxin: MTTVSIVDMRKHFAEVINTATYTKERFVLMRHNKPVVAIVPMEDYELLEALEDRIDIDDAMAVLRDPEREFLDWDEVKREL
- a CDS encoding type II toxin-antitoxin system RelE/ParE family toxin, whose translation is MASYRIKIERRAFKALATIARRFRTRIRKAIEGLSEEPWPPGVRKLTDEERLYRIRLGDYRVVYQIQDEDLLVLIVKIGHRKEIYR
- a CDS encoding SpoIIE family protein phosphatase, which encodes MADEYDDLQTQLVERRTRLQRAISEFDENSDFIILLAEVDAALERVNDGTYGVCEDCHEAIEADRLQVDPLLRLCLDHLTSSQKEELERDLSLASRIQDALLPENDLVLDGWEVFYHYEPAGPVSGDYCDLVEIDNDSGASLVIVGDVSGKGIAASMIMSHMHAMFHSLVALDLPISELMERVNRLVCESTPSPQHATLVLGKLSRSGIVEICNAGHWAPLLTQGNEVTRLKATGLPVGLFCNSQYSVNEFEMSRGDSLLLYTDGLHEARKEGNEYGEDRVARLASELHTLQPQELIEAFLKDVTGFLSGTSKTDDLTMMAIQRVK
- a CDS encoding bifunctional YncE family protein/alkaline phosphatase family protein: MNHRKSFFTPTVIIVVSLIAGCVTTPVHVDTPRLSPRLLPGLTDDGKVLLPNQWSLKPSGKQMLIGDLPLNTVFSPDGRFLVITHGGYGPNEIVVVRVSENGGEDKIISRVELDNLWYGIAFSPDGKRLFATGGKDDIIYQFDFNEGYLNNRRDIDVFEERKTILPSGIAVASDGNTLYVANNRDHSVGIVDLALDTSTIQFLLLPDKSYPYSCVLSPAETTLYVSLWGKAQVAEIDLISRTIRRFIPTDDHPNEMCLDTGGERLFVSNANENTVSVIETATGKVVEKLNSALYPGAPEGSTPNSLALSEDGKHLVIANADNNNLAVFEMREDEPSRSIGFIPVGWYPTSVRFHPLTGKIYVANGKGQSSKANPLGPNPGIPNMTTTEYIARLFVGTLSIIDWPDADELREYTQTAYECSPYVGLDRITGTVDQDNPIPARLGDSSPIKYCVYIVKENRTYDQVFGDIREGNGDRSLCLFPEKVTPNHHAIAKEFVLLDNFYVESEVSADGHEWSMGAYATDFVEKSWPNHYGHNGRWSLGYPAEGAFEIARPTAGYIWDRCAGAGVTYRSYGEFINNGETPDEPGTAAVKSLEGHFDPYFRSYDLSYSEIDRANRFIAELKQFEEKGELPRFIVMRLPNDHTAGTRPDYPTPTAMVAENDLALGMVVEALGQSIFWPEMAVFVVEDDAQNGPDHVDAHRTVALVVSPYCKRGIVDSQFYSTASMLRTMELILGLEPMSQFDAAARPMYASFTMKRDLTAYTHRPPQVDIREKNPPQAWGGTESMAMNLEVEDAADDIQFNEIIWKSVRGVDSAMPPPVRAAFVFPHIEEDD